The following nucleotide sequence is from Phycisphaera sp..
TCTCTCGCCTGGTCGCCCGGCGTGAACAGCCGGGGCGCGGTGCCGGCAAGCATCTGCTGGGCGAGCTTGTAGGCCATCGAGGCCATCGCGCCCTTGTTCGACTCGCCCGGGCCGAAGACGTTGAAGAAGCGCAGGCCGACGATCGACGCGTTCGAGTCTTGCTGCTGCACGCGGCGGTGGCTGTTCTCCATGACCCACTTGCTGAAGCCGTAGATATTGTCGGGCTTGCCGGCCGCATCGAGGGGGAAGGGCTGGTGCTCGGCCGCTTGCGTGGGCGTGCCATAGGTCGCGGCGCTGCTGGCGTAGACCAGCTTGTGGCCGGCCTCGAGCACGGACTCGAGCAGTCCGTCCCAAGCCGGGCCGGCGTTGTCGTCGAGCATCTGGGCCTGATCTTCGACCGTGGTGTCGGTGATGGCGGCCATGTGGACGAGGCCCACCGACTTGTGGCCGATGAGCGTGAGCAGGTAGGTCCAGTCCTGGGCGATGACCTCGCAGGAGACCGGGCCCAGTTCGTGGCGGTCGTAGGCCTCGACGAGGTTGCGGAACGAGCCCACGCGGAAGTCGTCGATGCAGATGATCTGGGCGTCGGGCCGAGCGCGCGAGAGGGCGGCGCAGCAGTTGGAACCCACAAAGCCGGCACCGCCGGTCACGATATAGGTCGATGGCTCGGGCATGCCGCCAAGGGTAGGTCGACCAAGGGGCTATTTCGGCTCTTTGGGGATGTGCAGCACCTGGCCCGGGCGAATGGACCGGATCGACCGGAGGCCCAGCCGCTCCTTGTTGAAGGCGTAGATGAATTCGGCGTGCTGGGTCGTGTCGTAGTGGAACTTCGAGATGGCCCCAAAGTTGTCGTTGTCCTTGACGACGTACTCGGTGTACTCGGTCGACAGGGCCTGCGGTGGCGGCACCTCGGCCGGGTTGCCAAGGGGGTCGACGATGATGCCCTGGATGTTGTCCGGGTTGATCGGCACGCGCCAGACCTGCCCCTCCTTCAGGCGACTGGGATCTTTGAAGGGGTTGGCCTGGGCGATGATGGCCGAGAGTTTCTTGTCGCCGTAGTAATGGCTGGCGATGTCGCCAAGGTTT
It contains:
- a CDS encoding LysM peptidoglycan-binding domain-containing protein translates to MTTTPQANPGSFRQTAIGLLALAALWNAVYWLWPVHREAPVVMASTVDEEAQPEHDADPEPPTLTMGDPDPEPARPLIIDPVVHDPDGALGVLPPQFHMHTTTRNDRNLGDIASHYYGDKKLSAIIAQANPFKDPSRLKEGQVWRVPINPDNIQGIIVDPLGNPAEVPPPQALSTEYTEYVVKDNDNFGAISKFHYDTTQHAEFIYAFNKERLGLRSIRSIRPGQVLHIPKEPK
- a CDS encoding NAD-dependent epimerase/dehydratase family protein, producing the protein MPEPSTYIVTGGAGFVGSNCCAALSRARPDAQIICIDDFRVGSFRNLVEAYDRHELGPVSCEVIAQDWTYLLTLIGHKSVGLVHMAAITDTTVEDQAQMLDDNAGPAWDGLLESVLEAGHKLVYASSAATYGTPTQAAEHQPFPLDAAGKPDNIYGFSKWVMENSHRRVQQQDSNASIVGLRFFNVFGPGESNKGAMASMAYKLAQQMLAGTAPRLFTPGDQARDQVYVDDVVDCVLAGLGLGDFKQPTPGVYNLGSGKPTTFNQLTDAVRAGLGLKASELPTEYFDMPANVRRFYQDFTLADMAQTERGLGFTPTYDPVEAITGYASYLKQHSGAKR